One Candidatus Methylacidithermus pantelleriae genomic window carries:
- a CDS encoding DNA repair protein RecN: MIRLLTVQNLAVIRELVWEPAPGFNALSGETGAGKSIVVDALSLLAGQRADRQWVGPWASVLVVEAEIQLPGDLSQKVDSLLERSGIPACEEGILRLKRVVSPEGPGRQFVNGACATLQLFRELGSYWIEIEGPYAPQLLLSPENQLALLDRYAGLGEEVEAFEERFALWQKLGLLARKEEENAPLRTARKRELQKFLSEVEELSLEPGEEERLSQELQRATYVQELLEISSGLAQLLEEGQGSVLSLLANAQRFVGQWARRDPSRAQEAIALLENATVCLKELALQVSRYASSLPWEPGALAALEARFSRMQELKRRYGVSFGELVDRLEEAKAELDLLEEQERRAKEIVSQTESLERELGERAELLHKHRFEAAAALAQAVSAELGPLGFGKSSLRVEVQKLPHLRPAGADQVEFLFLASPHLPPSPLRDIASSGELARVLLALKCVLSVVDPVPVIVFDELDAHVGGETAWQVAQRLKTLAKNHQVLCVTHQPQLASQADAHFAIPKTAAGFSLVLSPLKGEEQEEELARMLGGRTQESLALARAMVSRRTAGLPK; the protein is encoded by the coding sequence GTGATCCGGTTGCTTACAGTTCAGAATTTAGCAGTGATCCGCGAGCTTGTCTGGGAGCCGGCTCCGGGTTTCAATGCGCTTTCGGGGGAAACCGGGGCGGGCAAATCGATCGTGGTGGATGCCCTTTCCCTCTTGGCAGGTCAAAGAGCCGACCGTCAATGGGTTGGGCCCTGGGCTAGCGTGCTTGTGGTGGAGGCGGAGATTCAGCTACCTGGGGATCTTTCGCAAAAGGTTGACTCCCTTCTGGAACGGTCGGGCATTCCGGCCTGCGAAGAAGGGATCCTACGGCTCAAACGAGTCGTTAGCCCCGAGGGGCCTGGCCGGCAGTTTGTCAATGGGGCTTGCGCGACGCTGCAGCTCTTTCGCGAGTTAGGCTCTTACTGGATTGAAATCGAAGGGCCCTATGCCCCCCAGCTTTTGCTGTCCCCCGAAAACCAGCTTGCCCTTTTGGATCGGTACGCCGGCCTTGGGGAAGAGGTTGAAGCCTTTGAGGAAAGGTTTGCCCTATGGCAAAAGCTTGGACTTTTAGCTCGGAAGGAAGAGGAGAATGCACCGCTTCGGACTGCGCGAAAGAGGGAGCTTCAAAAATTTCTTTCGGAAGTTGAGGAACTTTCCTTAGAACCGGGTGAGGAAGAACGCCTAAGCCAGGAACTCCAACGAGCTACTTACGTTCAAGAGCTTCTTGAGATTTCTTCAGGACTTGCGCAGCTCCTCGAAGAAGGGCAAGGGAGCGTGCTTTCGCTACTGGCAAATGCCCAACGATTTGTCGGCCAGTGGGCGCGGCGGGATCCGTCTCGGGCGCAAGAAGCGATTGCCCTTTTGGAAAACGCGACGGTTTGCCTTAAGGAGCTGGCACTGCAGGTCAGCCGCTACGCTAGCTCGCTCCCGTGGGAACCGGGAGCGCTTGCGGCGTTAGAGGCTCGTTTTTCGCGCATGCAAGAGCTCAAGCGACGGTATGGAGTAAGCTTTGGCGAGCTGGTTGACCGGTTGGAAGAAGCCAAGGCCGAGCTCGATTTACTTGAGGAGCAAGAGCGAAGGGCAAAGGAAATTGTTTCTCAAACCGAAAGCTTGGAACGGGAGCTTGGAGAACGGGCGGAGCTTTTGCACAAGCACCGATTCGAAGCCGCGGCGGCACTCGCACAGGCCGTCAGTGCCGAGCTAGGACCGCTTGGCTTTGGCAAAAGCTCCTTGCGCGTAGAGGTCCAGAAGCTACCCCACCTGCGCCCGGCAGGCGCGGACCAGGTAGAATTTCTTTTCCTGGCGAGTCCGCATCTTCCCCCTTCGCCCTTGCGGGACATTGCGTCCAGCGGTGAGCTGGCCCGGGTGCTTTTAGCTCTCAAATGCGTCCTCTCTGTGGTTGATCCCGTTCCTGTCATTGTGTTTGATGAGCTCGACGCCCACGTGGGGGGAGAAACTGCCTGGCAAGTGGCCCAGCGCTTGAAAACGCTGGCTAAGAACCATCAAGTGCTCTGCGTCACTCACCAACCTCAGCTAGCCTCCCAGGCCGATGCCCATTTTGCCATCCCCAAAACTGCGGCAGGCTTCTCACTGGTCCTTTCTCCACTCAAAGGGGAAGAACAGGAAGAGGAACTAGCTCGGATGCTCGGAGGGAGAACCCAGGAATCGCTGGCTTTGGCCCGGGCCATGGTTTCCCGCCGCACTGCCGGTCTGCCCAAGTAA